In Pyrus communis chromosome 8, drPyrComm1.1, whole genome shotgun sequence, one genomic interval encodes:
- the LOC137742818 gene encoding L-type lectin-domain containing receptor kinase VII.1-like: protein MESLQLIVLFLTTLFLLQSSFAVDFSFTGFNSSDILLYGNATTDSGVLSLTTNTTFSMGRALYNAKVPTRYPDSINLLPFTTSFTFSIAPYEDSLPGHGFVLVFVPSPGIQSASPSQHLGFLNNTNNGNPNNHAFGVEFDVFQNKEFGDINDNHVGVNVNSLTSLASYNAGYWLGGGSNITDLSFKEIKLSSGDNYQAWIEYWNYQLSITLAPENVKKPETPLIRVPLDLTQVFLDEMYVGFTASTGQPIEDHKILNWSFNN from the coding sequence ATGGAGTCCCTTCAATTAATTGTACTATTCCTAACCACCCTCTTTCTCCTCCAATCAAGTTTTGCAGTTGATTTCTCCTTCACTGGTTTCAACTCATCTGATATCTTGCTCTATGGAAATGCAACCACAGATTCTGGTGTTCTCTCTCTCACAACCAACACCACATTTTCCATGGGCAGAGCTCTCTACAATGCCAAGGTTCCCACAAGGTATCCAGATTCCATAAACCTTTTGCCTTTTACCACCTCTTTCACCTTTTCCATAGCCCCATACGAGGACTCTCTCCCTGGCCACGGATTCGTCCTTGTTTTCGTTCCCTCTCCAGGCATCCAATCCGCCTCTCCATCCCAACATCTCGGCTTCTTGAACAATACCAATAACGGTAACCCCAACAACCACGCTTTTGGAGTCGAATTTGATGTGTTCCAGAACAAAGAATTCGGTGACATCAACGATAATCACGTCGGCGTTAACGTCAATTCTCTAACTTCTCTGGCTTCTTACAACGCTGGATACTGGCTTGGTGGGGGCAGTAACATTACTGACTTGTCTTTCAAGGAAATAAAGCTGAGTAGCGGAGACAACTATCAAGCTTGGATTGAGTACTGGAATTACCAGCTCAGCATAACATTGGCTCCTGAAAATGTGAAGAAGCCTGAGACGCCTTTGATTAGGGTTCCTCTTGATCTCACTCAAGTTTTTCTTGATGAAATGTATGTTGGTTTCACTGCATCAACCGGCCAACCAATTGAAGATCATAAAATTCTGAACTGGAGCTTCAATAATTGA
- the LOC137742461 gene encoding probable serine/threonine-protein kinase At1g54610: protein MGCIYCKPSAIEDSKESPRERLSNKGASDSRTTRVASSRREETYRPKDRYDGDGGRAMLTDTQVNGPVRSQGENFERKREKMEYVVAQHPGIGIIPKAAEGEQIAAGWPSWLAAVAGEAIKGWVPRRADSFEKLDKIGQGTYSNVYRARDLDQKKIVALKKVRFDNLEPESVRFMAREIHILRRLDHPNVIKLEGLVTSRMSCSLYLVFEYMEHDLAGLASHPGLKFTEAQVKCYMQQLLCGLDHCHSRGVLHRDIKGSNLLIDNNGMLKIADFGLASLFDPCQNQPLTSRVVTLWYRPPELLLGATYYGTAVDLWSTGCIVAELYSGKPIMPGRTEVEQLHKIFKLCGSPSEEYWRKSKLPHATIFKPQQPYRRCVAETFKDFPAPALALMETLLSIDPADRGSAASALKSEFFTTKPLPCDPSSLPKYPPSKEFDAKVRDEEARRQGAAGKGQRLDHERRGTRESRAIPAPDANAELVMSMKKRQDGSKSRSEKFNPHPEEVASGFPIDPPRLSQAVDASVEHHGHNHKRASHSGPLAHRAAWAKSTKNPDDAPKVSTGADLSAMSGLVVARRSMLSEERRKRSSSSQMEVPKAIGRFPGSFKEASDPLQQDQKQVIAGSHQKEDIRSNKDPIIVGYGSKGHKMHYSGPLLVPSGNMDQMLKDHDLQVQEAVRRARLDKAKVRKFHAEANQISTNSLFVSGR, encoded by the exons ATGGGTTGCATTTATTGTAAGCCCTCTGCAATTGAGGATAGCAAGGAGAGCCCCAGAGAGAGATTGTCCAACAAGGGGGCATCAGACTCGCGGACGACGAGGGTTGCTTCCTCAAGGAGGGAGGAAACTTATCGGCCGAAAGATCGATATGATGGCGATGGTGGGAGAGCAATGTTGACTGATACGCAAGTGAATGGGCCTGTTCGATCGCAAGGTGAGAATTTCGAAAGGAAGAGGGAAAAGATGGAGTATGTTGTTGCTCAACATCCTGGGATTGGTATCATTCCAAAAGCTGCAGAAGGGGAGCAGATTGCAGCAGGGTGGCCCTCCTGGCTAGCTGCAGTGGCTGGAGAGGCCATCAAAGGATGGGTACCCCGTCGTGCGGATTCATTTGAGAAGCTAGATAAA ATTGGTCAGGGAACTTACAGTAATGTTTATCGGGCCCGTGATCTTgatcaaaagaaaattgttgCCTTGAAGAAAGTGAGGTTTGATAACCTGGAGCCTGAGAGTGTTCGCTTTATGGCAAGGGAAATTCACATTTTACGAAGGCTTGATCATCCAAATGTTATAAAACTAGAAGGTCTAGTTACTTCAAGGATGTCTTGCAGCTTGTACCTTGTGTTTGAGTACATGGAGCATGATTTGGCAGGGCTTGCTTCACACCCTGGTCTGAAGTTTACAGAAGCACAG GTTAAATGTTACATGCAGCAACTGTTATGTGGACTTGATCATTGTCACAGTCGTGGTGTTCTGCATCGTGATATTAAAGGTTCCAACCTTTTAATTGACAACAATGGCATGCTGAAAATCGCAGACTTTGGTCTGGCAAGTTTGTTTGATCCTTGTCAAAATCAACCTTTGACAAGTCGTGTTGTAACTCTATGGTATCGTCCACCTGAGCTTCTGCTTGGTGCTACATACTATGGGACAGCTGTGGATTTGTGGAGTACAGGTTGCATAGTTGCTGAACTGTATTCTGGAAAGCCTATTATGCCTGGAAGAACTGAG GTGGAGCAGTTGCATAAGATTTTCAAGCTTTGTGGCTCACCTTCTGAAGAGTATTGGAGAAAATCAAAGTTGCCTCATGCAACCATATTTAAACCCCAACAACCTTATAGACGTTGTGTGGCAGAAACTTTTAAAGATTTCCCTGCACCAGCTTTAGCACTTATGGAGACCCTTCTTTCTATAGATCCTGCAGACCGTGGATCTGCAGCTTCTGCTCTCAAGAGCGAG TTCTTTACAACAAAACCTCTTCCTTGTGATCCATCAAGTTTGCCAAAGTATCCTCCAAGCAAAGAGTTTGATGCTAAAGTACGGGATGAGGAAGCTAGAAG ACAAGGAGCAGCAGGGAAGGGCCAAAGGCTTGACCACGAAAGGAGAGGAACAAGAGAGTCTCGAGCCATACCAGCACCTGATGCTAATGCTGAATTAGTCATGTCAATGAAG AAAAGACAAGACGGTTCTAAGAGCCGGAGTGAGAAGTTTAACCCTCATCCAGAAGAAGTAGCTTCTGGCTTTCCAATTGATCCACCTAGGCTATCACAAGCCGTAGATGCAAGTGTAGAACATCATGGACATAATCATAAGCGAGCTTCCCATTCAGGGCCATTGGCTCACCGGGCAGCATGGGCCAAGTCTACTAAGAACCCAGATGATGCTCCAAAGGTTTCAACTGGAGCTGACTTGTCAGCAATGTCAGGTTTAGTGGTAGCAAGGAGGAGTATGTTATCTGAAGAACGCAGAAAAAGGTCTAGTTCTTCACAAATGGAAGTTCCAAAAGCAATAGGCAGGTTTCCGGGTTCCTTCAAGGAGGCATCAGATCCCCTACAACAAGATCAAAAGCAGGTCATTGCAGGTTCTCATCAAAAAGAAGATATTCGAAGCAACAAAGATCCAATTATT GTTGGTTACGGATCAAAGGGTCACAAAATGCACTACTCAGGTCCATTGCTAGTCCCCTCTGGCAACATGGATCAGATGCTGAAGGACCACGATCTCCAGGTCCAGGAAGCTGTTAGACGAGCACGCCTAGACAAGGCAAAGGTCAGAAAATTTCACGCTGAGGCAAACCAAATATCCACCAATTCATTATTTGTTTCCGGTCGTTGA